ACCTCTTTTGCTTGCTCATAACACAGATTCACTATCCGTTGTGCCTCCAAATCAATTTCCTGCGATTCGCAAACTTCCATCAGAAAATGCATCAAGTAGCATACAATAGCATCCACATGAAAGAGAgagattaataaaactaatgACAAGCATGGTGCTTGCGCATCAAAAGTTGTTTTCAATCCAAAATCAGCTTCACtaaaaatgggaaaataaaaTTCTTGCAACATTAATATAGACAAACAAGCACGAAAGTTTGATCCTCTGTTCCTGCAACAACAATGAAATGAGCATGTAGACTTACATTGATTCGATCTGCAACCCAGAAGTCGAACAAACCATAATGTTTCTCAGAAAGGCCACCGAGAACATAAGTTCGTGCAGCTGACCTAGCATTATCTGCTGTTTCTGCCCATATCGTACTCAACTGAAACAATTCCACAGCAAGGCAGATTTTAACACCACTTAGATTATACAAGTCAGAGTGCACGGAGTTACAGAATGCAGACActgataaaacaaataaaagataaCATGACAAACAGATAGTGATCATATGGGAGAACGAGAAGTGTTTTGAGTTTATACATCAGTACTGGGAGCTAAAGCCTTTCAAATGACCACTTTCAACACAATAATATCTCTGTAAAGATGGTGAGTCATACATGCATTTAGATATATATGCAAAACCTTTACCTGATTCTCACCATTCCAGAGCTCATCAGCTGCACGTGGTGCTAGTTGAACAGTGATATGATCCAGGAGGGATTGTCGGCTGCATTATGGGAGGAAATTAGATGGTTTGTGAAAGGAAATACAATTCAATGGACTAATTAAGCTATGAGAAACACTATCTTGACAACAGACCCTTCAGGAAAATCATGAATGTGCAATTTTATATTGATCATAGTTTTGCATGAACGTTTTATATCGAGACAATCTTGCGATGTTACCATCATTTCTTACAGCCTTTTGTTtaacagaaaaaattaatgacCCTTATTGAAAGAGATACCTAAGCATTCCCTCCTTAAATTTGACATGATCCATTTTCATCCGAACATAACCAAGTTCCCTTCCAGCTCTAGGAGCAATTGTGACCTGAtaacagagaaaagaaaaaaagtcaTGTAATGCACATTGTTCATCATACTTCGCCAAGCAACTCCAAAATTTAACCCAATTTTTAGAGCACAACATGTCCATGGCAGTTACAACAGCTGTCTGGTGAAATCTATTGTCACTAATAATTATGGATTCTTAGTTTGTACTTAACTATAAGATTAATAATAAACCAGTATTAATTTATGCCTCCTTTACTTAGCTTGACTTTAATACATGTATTGTATATATGGCTGACCTAAAATCTCATTTTCAGGCACAAGTATAAAAATGATGTAACAACCAAATTCAAGCATTACTAAGTGAAAGAAAGGCTTTCATAAGTAAGCTAGAGACCATACAAACTCAATATTTTTAAGATCTGGAAAATTCACAGCTACAACAGCCATAGCTGCTTCATTTATAGCTACTTGCTTCCATATCTCCGGGCTTCTTTCCTTCCTATCTAGCATTCCTCTCTCTTCTATTTGTGCAGCTTGTAATAAGTCATCCGTTGTAATCTGCATAGGCAATGTAAAACTTTTGAGTTGGGAGTGCAAGTAAATTCACTTCATTAGCATAAATTGAACACCGTAAGTATTACAAACCTAGCTGTTGTGAATTACAAACAGCCCCAATAAGCTAAGGTAACGGAAACATTCAAAAATTGATAACCTAGAAAGCCTAGCCATATAAATTTTGGCATCCAAGCAGTAGATTAggggagaaagagaaaggagaaGCAGACATCAGGAGTAAACTCCCAATTTCCTATGCCAAAAGTTAGGAACCTGACCACCAAGCTACAGGCTCAATAGTCAAGTAGATGGTTATTATCTATATCGTAAAATTTCAAACTCTCAGGCCCATTCATGATGTGATTATTTTATATAATCAGAAGTCATGAAAAAATCTCAACCTACATGAATATCAACCGAGAGATTTAGGAATTTGAACAATTAAGCAGTAAATCAATAATTCCACTTGAATCTACACAGAAACATAGGgagcagaaaaaaaaaatagttttcaTCAAATGCCAATAACTGAAGCTGATCTTAgtaaaatatataactatatataggCAAACCTTCAAGAGACTTATTGGGACCGAAAATGTTCTCCCACAAACGTTAAGTGGAGATGATCTCAAGAACAAGCCTTGTTCAGAACTTGGCATCACATACAcaaaaactctcattttcataCAAGTTTATCAAACTATCCACAAGTACCAAATTGAACATTCTTACCTCAGTCCTTGCATCCCGCATCATGTTAATTGCAGCAACCTCAATTATGTTTGCCAGCTCAGCACCAACCATTCCATCCGTCATACTTGCAACAGCCATGTAGTCCACATCATCAGCCATAGGCTTCTTACGAGCATGAacctaataaaaaattaaaaaaataaataaatacacaaacaagggaaaaaaagCTAGCAAGCTAAAAAGCCTTTGCAGTACTATCATCACCTTCAGAATTTCCATGCGGCCTATAATGCCAGGTTTTGGGATATAAATTTTTCTATCAAATCGTCCAGGTCTCACAAGTGCTGGATCTAGAATGTCTGGTCGATTGGTGGAAGCAATAGTGATAACTTCCCCTCTTCCTTCAAACCCATCCAAACATACAAGGAGCTGCAATTTACAACCATTAACATCATGTCCAGATGGAGGTCTAACATGCAACAAAAACTTTGATGACTCTGTATTGCAGAaattgtacaaaaaaaaattaaaaattaaataaaaaataaacaacaacaaccAACCTGATTAAGAGTAGCATCACGTTCTTGTCCGCCAGAACCTTTAATCAAGCCACGCTCTCTTCCAACAGCATCCAGTTCATCAATAAAGACAACAGATGGAGCCTGTGCAAACAAGAATTAGTATGATCTATCATGGCATGTTGAAAGTTATCCATCTCCAATTGAATCAGAGACTTGTGAAAGTAAATGAACTAAGTGCAAGGATTAAggttttgaattaaaaaaatatgacatcCTAAAACATATGAGAACTATTTAGACCAATCAAGGGGAAACTCACATTATATTGAGAATAAGATATTCTTGGAAATCCATGATGTGTTTAGAAATCAATATCAGCCATACCAAACTATGATATGAAGGACCTCATTTGGAAGTGGTAGAAGTAGAAGCAGAAAACAAATAAGCAGATGAGAGCAACACTTACATTTTCCCTAGCTTCTTGGTAAAGTGATCGGACGCGAGAAGCCCCAACTCCGACATATATTTCAACAAACTGAGATGCAGAAATGGAGAAGAAATTCACACCTGCCTCACCAGCCACAGCCTTAGCCAGTAAAGTTTTCCCAACCCCAGGAGGCCCACAAAGAAGTATGCCACCTGATTGTAAAACCAAACTGCAGAGTAAGGCAGGAATAAATGGGAAGAGAAACATGACATGATTAAATGTTATTATTCTCCAATCTGATACCCAATTTTTGGATTCCTCTCAACAAGTTCATCATATGATATCTGCTCCAAATATTCAGTTTAAATATACCAAGTTTAGTGTGTATGTGATCTCATACGATGTAGAACAAAAGTAAAGTGTTTTACAAGATCTTATACATAGAGCATCTTCTAATCAGGTCTAGAACATAGTATGAACATGGAACGAGGTGTCACTATAAATCTTGAATAAATTATTGGATGAATACAAGTGTTCGAAGTCAAAGTGCAGAGGTAGCATCAGTAAATAGTTCTGCTTTATGCCAAGAAAATAGTATTTGCACAATTTCacttctaaactcaacattaccgcTGCATAAACAGCAAAGGAAGACAAGCATGTTTCGAGCAATTAAGGTAAATATGATAGCTTTAAAAGTGCTAAGGATTATGTCTtcataaaagagagagaaaaaatgtAAATCTAGTATATGCTCAAATATGTTAGCTAATACATCCTGTGGAAGTTAAAACAGATAAAAACATGTAAGAATAAATTACAATGGTTTTCAAAATCTGACCTGGTATCTTCACTCCTCTCCTCCTATACATCTCCCCGTGAGTGAAAAATTTCACAATCTCCTCTAGTTCAAGCCGTATCTTCCCAAGCCCAGCAACATCTGTGAATTTCACGTCCACACCCCTCTCCAAATACTGAGGTAATCTCCTATTATGTGCACGCCTAACTCGTGCACCTGACTTCATGAACTGTGTAGCCATCTTCAAGTAAGCATTCTTCTCCGCTTTTCCTTGTTCAGTCTCATCCTCATCCTCCACTTCCTCAATTCCCATCATCTCCCTCTCCAGCTCTCTcatctttttcctctcttctgCGTCTGCCTTCTCAATTTTCAGCCTATCTTCATAGTCCTTCTTCTGCTTTCGATAGTTAAGCACCACCGTCTGATAAAATATGACAAAAAAGACCAATCCTAAAAATGTGGCAACATTTGAGTCCTGTGCTAAATCAGCCCAAACATCTGCCATTTGTGAGTAATTCCTTTGAGCATCACGTAATGACTCTTCGGACTTCTTTTTGCTCTTCTCCTTCATTATGCTTCTCCGCTCCTCtttcttttgtaattttattgccttttcaatcATTTCTCGGTCCTCTCTCATCTTTTCCAATTCCTCCTTTCTTTGCCTCTTGAACTCCTCTCTGGTTTTCCTCAACTCCATAGCTCTCTTTGACTCCTTCTTAGGCTTCAACTTAGTTAACATAAACTCGGGAACTTTCCAAAGAAACCCTAAATATGGTTTAGGCAGCTCCGGTTTCTTAACTGGAGGAGCATATGCATTAACACACAATGCATCAATCTTTAACTCATCCCATGAGTCCCAAAACCATTTATTACTCCCAATTGAAGGCAAAACAGTCCTAAAAACTTGATTATCATCCAAAACAACTAAAACAGGCTCCGCCCGTTCTCTCAAACTCGCTTTAGGAGCTCTAATTACATGTTTAAGCTTGTTGGTTTGTTTATAATTCAATATTTCCGTAAACGGTATCCTATTCGCGACAATTGGGAGGTCTTTAGACCATTGCTTAAGCTGCTCTGGGGTCAATTCTTGTGGTGGCTTTTTTGGGGTTTTCTTTTTATGAGTTGTCTTCACTGCTGCGGCGAGGGCTGGTTTTGACGCCAGAGAGATGGAGATTACGGTCAGAGTTACGGGAACAGTGAGAGCATTGAAACGGGTTCTACTATCTTCATCGTTTTCATGATCTAGGTCTTGTTTTTGGCATGAAATTAAAGGATAGGTGCGAGGTTTGAGCAAAAATTCGTGGGGGTTTTGGGCTGTGGGATAGAGAGAAGAACTAAATGGAAAATGAGAAGCCATGATTGTGGAAAGTTAAAATGAATTAATGAGAAATAGAGAGAAACTTACATTGTAGAAGCTGTTAAGTGTGGCAAGAAAGTAGATTGCTTTCCTGAATCAAATTTGAAATTGAAGAGTGCCTTCGTCATGGAGCTTGTTGATAGAAGAGTTGATCGTGCAGATAGCAGCAGTCGAACGTGAAAACAAAACAAGGCAAAACGCAGCGTTCTGAACTTTGGGTAAAACGACAATTGTTCCCTGTCGTTTAAGGAAGTTTTTCTCCTCGTCGGAGAAGAAAATCCATACCGATTTTGGGCATTTtgctttgtaattttttttttgaagcaagGCATTTTACTTTGTAATTATCAAcgcaaaaaaatatttttttggtaaTCAAAAGTTTATTTAAGGTACCCGCAAAAAGTATTATTAAGTTCTTAAAAACTTCTCCATTATTGAGACGCTGCCGGCGGTAATTACTGATGAGATGAATGAGAGATTATGCTTTTAGTTTGTTTATGAGGAATTCAAGGTAGCTATCTTCCAAATGCACCCTGATAAATCTCCCAGCTCCGATGGTCTTAACCCAGGTTTTTTTCAACATTTTTGGGATTTAATCGGTATGGACGTTTATAATGCCTGCAATGTTTGGCTTGAGAGAGGCTTTTTTCTCTCTAGTCTAAATGATACTATTATCATGCTAATTCCCAAATGTGTTGTGCCTGAATCTGTCAAGGACCTACGCTCTATTTTGTTGTGTAATGTGCTTTACAAATTAATTGCAAAGGTGTTGGCGAATAGGCTGAAATTGTTTCTGCCTGAAATTATTTCTGATTGCCAATCGGCGTTTGTCCCGAGTAGATCAATTATGGATAATGTGATGGTGGCCTTTGTGTAACACTcaggtccaataccatgtagatattgtccgctttggcccaattccaacacattgggcctcacggctttaaaacgcgtctgcatgtattggattcacatcttactaataagccccaatcactccctctccatttccgatgtgggattcagttcattcctgcccccatcgccatcccttagggtcgctccttgctcaggccttctaccccgacgccacccactccggaccgggtcgttacaagcCCACCaacttccgcctggttcgtccccgaaccacatatcgtacgtggagagtcggctctgataccaattgtaacatcccgatccaataccatgtagatattgtctgctctggcccaaatccaacacattgggcctcacagctttaaaacgcgtctgcatgtattggattcacatcttactaataagcctcaatcactccctctccatttccgatgtgggattcagttcattcctgcccccatcgccatcccttagggccgctccttgctcaggccttcttaccccggcgccacccactccggaccgagtcgttacaggcccaccagcttccgtttggttcgtccccgaaccacacatcgtacgtggagagtcggctctgataccaattgtaacactcagatccaataccatgtagatattgtccgctttggcccaattccaacacattgggcctcacggctttaaaacgcgtctgcatgtattggattcacatcttactaataagccctaatcactccctctccatttccgatgtgggattcagttcattcctgccccccatcgccatcccttagggccgctccttgctcaggccttctaccccggtgccacccactccggaccgggtcgttacaggatTGTAACACTcaggtccaataccatgtagatattgtccgctttggcccaatttcaacacattgggcctcacggctttaaaacgcgtctgcatgtattggattcacatcttactaataagtccCAATCACTcactctccatttccgatgtgggattcagttcattcctgcccccatcgtcatcccttaggaccgctccttgctcaggtctTCTATCCTGGCGCCACCCTCTCTGGACCGGGTCATTACACTTTGAATCTATTCATTACATGAAAGACGGAATAGAACGGCGAAGGGGAATGTTGCACTAAAGCTTGATATCAGTAAAGCCTACGACATGGTGGATTGGGAGTGTCTGCGGGCTGTGTTAGTCAGAATGGGTTTTCACAGTATTTGGGTAAATTGGATAATGCTATGTGTAACCTCTGTATCCTATTCTGTATCGGTAAATGGTTCCCTTTTTGGTCCAATTAATCCTGGTAGAGGTCGGGGATCCGCTATCTCCATACTGTGTTCAGAAGTCCTATCCCAGCTAATTTTCAAAGTACAGGCGGATGGTCTTATTCATGGGTGCCGAGTCTGCAGAGGAGCTCCATCTTTTACACATCTTTTATTTGCTGACGATAGTTTTCTCTTTTTTGATGCCCAAATTACAGAAAGCCAGGTGATTCGAGGGATTTTACAGGATTATGAAAGAGCCTCTGGCCAAGCAATCAATGTATCAAAGTCTGGTATTTTTTCAGTCCAAATGTACCAGAAGAGACTAGGACTGCTATCTGTGCGTCACTGAGCGTTACTCAACCCCTGGATACCGGTAAGTACTTGGGGCTATCGTCCTTGATTGGAAGGTCCAAGAGTTCCATCTTCGGATATCTGAAGGAACGCTTGCTAAAGAGATTCAACGGTTGGGGAAATAAATTCTTATCGATAGCAGGTAAGGATGTGTTAATCAAGGCTGTAGCTCAAGCATTACCCACGTACTATATGAGCGTCTTTTTGCTTCCAAAAGGGTCTATGCGATGAGCTTCAGCGCATGATGAACTCCTTTTGGTGGGGTAcgaagtgaaggaaaataggctaacgtatagcagcggaaatataaaaattttaacctatttccattaaccccaagatccgttaaccgttatttcatacaaagagggataagaagaaataccttttagatgttctatctaccgttgcaaatgaagtgcccacaactcttacttcgagttcccgagcataaaacaaaacaacagaagatcaaattagaatcaaccgtttattaacaaccaaagcagattgtctctaattaatcaacacaagatcaaggataaagagaaagagatgaaaatcaattgaacggatgGAAGCGGTGAAAACTCGTCCTCGGTTAAGGGGGTTCGAATTCTCTCTCCTGGAATTAATGGTGGATTTTGAAAATCCTtagtaggggggtatttataatcacttgtatctaaaccctagttagatagaattaggttacttaataggaattcaattcggaatagaattcttaattattatctattaatatatctaaatacaaaagataataatgataaccttattggataataataggagtaatataatctaattaaaactcctaacttatttatcctttaattaatttaattcatgatcctaatctaattaggatttgataaaatcaaattaatcatttatgTATTTCACTACATAAATTTCACCCCCCCTTGGTTACTGGGCCCTATtaggctcagttgggcttccatcaattaattaacatctgtctctcttttgggttccaagtcttatgtgtgacccattaggttcttatcgcttctagccatatgcaacgttattaaataattttcaaagaattatatttaatctttgcataacggaatgatgtacagagtatgtgattagcaagtccgtaatcattcccctagagctataagaagacaggttgattctgtcgttgacctttccgtattagttacggtataattcgatcctttagcAACTaagtccttgaactgaatcttatgactatgggtgatgtcaagtcacatatagcgagacgttcgttttacttgttctggccgagtcaactccaattagataggttaagagaaatctaatTTCATTctttaagctatcaccttgcaaggatttagagtcaagacttccacaagcgatccatggacatatctcccatttatcgggagtgataaatgctcaatccaatgtataacgatcccgcaatcacttcttgtgatacccaacgtctgctgttcacaccccagagtcatctctgttaaggatcgtgttacactagagtaaaagcgtcacattccgtaatccagaataccaattaacattcctttgagtctgaggattatttatacctattaataccaatgagatgaacaggtgacaaggaagaatctacccatcctgttatctcaagtcgggtccccaatcctaatgaactacctttcatcggatccatgtaactgtccagatatctatatatatgaagcttgtgagatcagctttctgtcggacagaagacactgttacatgcaagtctcaaccgcgatatgtcaatcctaaacatattgcttgacttggggtggttttaagtttattagtttattataaagttttgtctcacttcatgcttgtatggacactttataatcacgttaaacaaacttacggatttccttttattagactttatttagtgcttaaaagggttttgcctttatatagttataaaacatatatctcattaaaacaaatgatataaagaacacttcatttacattaagtctgtatcctagaacaattgtctataggacactaaaccccaacatactcccacttggactaaagccaattatttctacaacttatcccagtagaagttagatgacgatcatgtactttctgggttaagggctttgtcaacggatctgcaacgttgtcctctgtaggtactctttctattctcacatctcctcttgccacaatttctcttataatgtggtatcgcttaaggtaatgcttggatgcattataagaccgtggttcctttgcttgcgcaatggctccattgttatcacagtacagtgtaatgggatttacaatgtcaggcaccacaccaagttcagtaatgaactttctaatccaaactgcttcctttgctgcttccgcagcagcgatatactctgactcggtcgtagagaaagctacgcttccttgcttggaactcttccagctgaccgcgcccccatttaggataaacaggtatcctgattgggatttaaaatcgttctcatctatgagatgacttgcatctgaaaatccttctattttcagatccccttctccgtacactaggaacatatctttagttcttctcaagtacttaagaatgtttttgacgataatccagtgctcgtctcccggatttccttggtaacgactcgttacagataacgcgaacgctacgtcaggtctagtgcatagcatagcatacataatcgaaccgattgcgctggcgtacgggaccacagccatgcgcttcttatcatcatcggttttaggacattgatgattgtttaactttactccatgtagcatgggtaagttacctcatttcgattcaagcatgcgaaacctctttagcaccttttcaatgtatgtagcctgtgaaagactaagcagtcttcttgatctatccctgtagatctttatgcCAAGTATATAAactgcttcaccgaggtctttcattgagaagttaccagataaccaaacttttatcGAATGTAGTAGagctacgtcatttcccattaataatatatcatccacatataatatcagaaatgcaatAGAGCTCccaattgctttcttgtaaatgcaagcttcttcgctattttgttcgaaaccaaattgttttatggtttcgtcaaaatgcttgttccagcttctagatgcttgcttgagtccataaatggatctctgaagtttgcaaactttgtttgcatcctttgatatgaaaccttcaggttgcatcatgtatacatcctcaagcaagtttccgtttaggaaagctgttttcacatccatttgccaaatctcataatcatagtgagcggcaatagcaagcattattctgattgatttggacatagacagaggagagaaagtttcttcataatcaattccttgtttctgacgatatcctttcgctactaacctagctttgtaggtgctaacctttccatccatgtcagtcttctttttgaagatccatctgcacccaatgggttttatcccttcgggtggatcaaccaaagtccacacttggttggtatacatggaatccatttcagaatctatggcttcaagccatgctttagaatctggactgttaagagcctctttatagttttcgggttcgtcgtctaacacggaaacctcatcatcatctcccactagaaaaccatatctaatagggagttcacgaactctttgtgatctacgaaggggtggcacttgagtctcatctaatgggacttcatCGGGTTCCttaaccgcttctgttgtttcagttggtgttttTTGTTCTTAAatttcatcaagttcaatcatgcttcccttttctgtgtcttcaagaaactctttctctaagaaggttgcatgtttggatactattactttctgatcatctgaatggtagaagtaatatcccacagtttccttagggtatccaacgaagaaacatttgacagatttagaatctagtttgtcggacgcgatgcatttgacatatgctgaacaaccccatactctcatgaatgagaacacgggtttcctaccaacgaacaattcatatggtgtggaactagcggatttagttggtactcgatttagggtgaagagggcggtttctaaggcatagccccagaatgtctttggaagtaacgctatgctcatcatggatcgtaccatatctaatagggtacggttcctcctctcagatacaccattgtgttgtggtgtatagggaggtgtcaattgtgagcatatcccacattcagttagataattcagaaaatcatctgaaagatattcgccacctcgatctgatcgaagtgtctttattttctttcctaattgattttctacttcattcttgaagcatttgaatttctcaaaagcttcggacttgtgcttcattaagtagatataaccatatctcgtatggtcgtctatgaagcttataaagtatctgaatcctcctcttgcttggactgacataggaccgcatacatctgaatgaatgagtcctagagtgtctgatacacgctcacctttattgctaaagggtgtctttgtcattttaccttttaaacatgcttcacatgtttccaatgattcaggatcaattgaatttataagtccatcttgatgt
The window above is part of the Euphorbia lathyris chromosome 3, ddEupLath1.1, whole genome shotgun sequence genome. Proteins encoded here:
- the LOC136223017 gene encoding probable inactive ATP-dependent zinc metalloprotease FTSHI 2, chloroplastic, giving the protein MASHFPFSSSLYPTAQNPHEFLLKPRTYPLISCQKQDLDHENDEDSRTRFNALTVPVTLTVISISLASKPALAAAVKTTHKKKTPKKPPQELTPEQLKQWSKDLPIVANRIPFTEILNYKQTNKLKHVIRAPKASLRERAEPVLVVLDDNQVFRTVLPSIGSNKWFWDSWDELKIDALCVNAYAPPVKKPELPKPYLGFLWKVPEFMLTKLKPKKESKRAMELRKTREEFKRQRKEELEKMREDREMIEKAIKLQKKEERRSIMKEKSKKKSEESLRDAQRNYSQMADVWADLAQDSNVATFLGLVFFVIFYQTVVLNYRKQKKDYEDRLKIEKADAEERKKMRELEREMMGIEEVEDEDETEQGKAEKNAYLKMATQFMKSGARVRRAHNRRLPQYLERGVDVKFTDVAGLGKIRLELEEIVKFFTHGEMYRRRGVKIPGGILLCGPPGVGKTLLAKAVAGEAGVNFFSISASQFVEIYVGVGASRVRSLYQEARENAPSVVFIDELDAVGRERGLIKGSGGQERDATLNQLLVCLDGFEGRGEVITIASTNRPDILDPALVRPGRFDRKIYIPKPGIIGRMEILKVHARKKPMADDVDYMAVASMTDGMVGAELANIIEVAAINMMRDARTEITTDDLLQAAQIEERGMLDRKERSPEIWKQVAINEAAMAVVAVNFPDLKNIEFVTIAPRAGRELGYVRMKMDHVKFKEGMLSRQSLLDHITVQLAPRAADELWNGENQLSTIWAETADNARSAARTYVLGGLSEKHYGLFDFWVADRINEIDLEAQRIVNLCYEQAKEILQQNQKLTNAVVDELIEKKSLTKQEFFHLVELHGSIKPMPPSILDLRVAKRAQLQEMITSEKETAVSNL